CTACAACACTAGAGCGTGTACATAAACCCTCACGCGCATCCATGCAATTATTCAGGTTCAGGTAGTTATTTGGACGCAACAAAGTGATCAAGCTAGCGAAAAGCAATAAGTTTCAACGAATAACTAGCTAGCTAAGTACCACCTCCCGAGTGATGGCTAAAAAGTGActtgatctccatctccatctcccacTCCTTTGGCGAGAGCAACGGCAGCGAGGAATAAGAAGCCAGCTCATCATACGTGTAGCTAGGCACGGTCACCGACATTCCTGCATCTTCCTCTTTCTTCAACCTCGAGACACCAACAGCTGAAGAGAGCGATGCTTTGGTGAAGTCAAGCACTTGTGAGTTAGCTGTAGCACTGTTTGAGCTGCTGGGTGGTTGATCATTAGCAGGGAACAAACTGCTGCATGTGTGGTCGTTCATCAGGGTGACCATGAACACGGGAGGGTCGTTGTTGTTTTGCTGCTGCACCACTTTCTTTGCCGGGCACCTGTGCTCGTCGCTGTATCCGCATCTGTAGTATGACCTGCAAATAATTAACCAAGCGTATGCTCATATATAACACTTCTTTTTATTTTCTGTGTTTTGACTAGAACAAAATGGACTACACTTTTGAAGAAAACATAGTACTCGACTAATTGTGTGAACTTCGACTAGATTTCAGTTATACATATAGAAATACAGATGAGAGACTTAGTGCTTTTGCTAGCTAGATCCCTATATATAGAAATAACAATGAGACAGTACTGTATATATAACACCAATTTCTGGGAATGCAAAGAGTGCACACACTTGCGTTTAGAAAAGATGCAAGTAATTTTACCATGTTGACATGACATGGCGTTAACTTCAAGCTCAGTGAGGAACAAACTAAAATAAATATCAATGCAAATTCATGTTACTCTTGTACCGGTGCCTAAGTCAATCTCATGTTGTGCACTGCGACATCCCTCCATACGGTGCAAAAGTCATCTCATGTTGCGCACCACGACATCCCTCCgtaccgcgcctacgtgttttgggattattaggtttttgtaagatgacttatgCGAGTACCACAATTACCATATACGCCTTTTACTATATCACCTTTGATGTCATACGCTCATATAGTACTACTATATACTAGTCCCTGGAGTATGTATGGTCATGATCGAAGTACGGTTTATTCCATTTAgcaatcttcatatctcaaaagttATAATTCAACGTTTATTATAGAGCTTTGCATGAAGCCCACAGAACCTTTTTAAGCCGTCCAAATAAATGCAGATAAATGAGCTTAAACATGTTCATAACCAATTTGTGTACAGCTAGGTAGATTGTTTTATGTTCCACACACACGCGAAAAAACCCTGAATTATCTATAATATAAGTTTTCCATTTGATAGTACAACCTTTAATATGGTGTTATATATATACATCACATATATACTAGTCCGTCTAAGCTTTGATTGAAAAAGGATTAATTGGAGGCCTAAGCTACTGCTCACAAGATGTGTCTTCTCTGGCTTTCGTATGGATACTGAGGACTAACTGTATGTACTAATATTTTTAGAAAAATTAAGGAGTGTATGTGATATGCCCCAAATAGGCCCTATACCGACGCAAAAAAATATACCAACCATGTGTTTTTGAAAGCAACTAATTAATATGAGGTGATGATCCATGCAGACCACACATATGCTTAATTTAGCATGCAATTGCTTTAGTGTTTTCATTTAAATAACCATAGTATAAATAGCGCTTTTAGATAAAGATAGAACTCTGGATTCAAAGATGCATATAGCCTAAAATTAGTTCAGAACCTACACTACATATCCATAAGATAATGTCAAATCTATGGATAAATAATTAGAGAGAGCTTCTTCAGCCTTCAATGATGAAAACTCTGTCAGATTAAAGAATCATACCTCGGAAAAACAGCATTCAGGATCTTCTTCTCGCCATATTTCCTCCAGTGGAACCCATCATTTTCTGGTGTCTCAGTTAGTGTCACCTTGCTGAATAACAAGATGGAAGAAATAAAATTAATTGAACTCAACTTTAGTGCATACTTAATTTCCTAACTAAGCTAACCATGGAATGTAAATCATGGTACACAAAGAAATAAGCATATGCTACATCGCCATGCCTCACCAGATGAACTGGCATAAAGGAAAGATCTACACTTCTGAAAGTTGGATCTAGTAAACCGTCGGCATAAACTAATCCATGCATGGTTTCCATTTTTTGCTCAGGGTTCGAGCTACGAAATGAAGCAAGAAGTTGAACCTGAGTGGTAACAGTGTCATGGGGTAGGTCGTTAGATCCACACTGAAACCCAAACGTAAGCGTACGTGTTAACATGGATCTGCCAGTAACGATTCCTCCCTAGCACAGATCCCCACAGATACGTATATGCTACAATAGTATTCCTTGAAGCATTAGCAAACACAAAATCACTCACAATGGAAGCTCCTCGCCATGGATGCCTTGCCGGTGCCTCGCTTTTCTGGTGCGGGCAATGGCTCCACTTCGTGCCCCGCTGCCGCCTCTGCCACCGGCACCGGAGGCACCGGCAGCATAGGACGCCGCCCTGGCGTCGGAGGAGCAGCTGTACTGCTCTCTGTCGGACTGCAGCATGGAGACGGACGACACTAGGGCCGCGGAGATGTTGCTCGCGTTGGCCAGCGCGGCGTTGCGGCGACCGAGCTCCGGGATGAGCTCCAGCTGTTGCCGGAGGCATTCAGCCAGCTGGGCGCCCTTCCTCAACTCCTCGATGACGGCGGTCCTCTGGTCGGAGGGCGGAGGCGACATCTCGGACTTGGGCCGCATCGCCATGAGGGGATATTGCTCTAGTCTCTACACTGTCTTCAGGAGGCGGATGTGAGAGCTCTGTGGATTAGGATCAGGTGTTGGATTCTTAATTGGAGGAAATGGCCTAGCTGAGAGACATGAGTTGTTAAGTGTCTGTACATATATAAAAGAAATACAGTAGTATTTTACCATTTAAAAGAGTATCTAATTATTGCGTGTTTAGGTGCAAAGGAGAAATGTCTAATCTGTGTGAAGCTCAAGTAATGCCTAGCTTGATGTGTAATTGAACGTGTATTGGAGAATGAGTAGCCAGGTGAAAGGCGATGACCAAAAGAGAACACTAGAATTCGAAAACCTAGATCCAATTAAAGTTATCTGTGCAGTTACTGTCACTTTAGCCGTCTGCATGCAGGATCTTGTCTCAAATTTTTTATGTGATTGGGTTATGTGTTTAGGTGAAAACCATATGTTCGGAGCTAGATTTCAGGTTAGTGTTGATTTCTGCGAACAGAAAAAAAAAACCCAAGCCACTCCTGCCCAGGGCGACTCGGTGGCGACCTTgccaaccctagcaccaccgccacTTTCTCGCCTCTCCCCTCACCGGATGACGCCACCGGGCGAAGCCCACACGGCTGACGGCAGCGACGGGGCTTTCTCCTATGGCGCGCTTCCAGGTCATGGGCGGTGCGTGGCTCTCGCAGAGCGTGCCTTAGCAACGGCTGGGAGACCGGCTTGCGCGGTGAGGCGCCTAGGCGGAGCATGGTGGTGGATCTCCGGGAGCTGTGACGAGGCCGGGCGGGCTCGCGGGGTGTTGGGGCGCTCACCTCCTCGTGGGTGGTGGATAGTTGGTCGCTGTTGTGCTGGGAGGCGACGCAGTCACGAGGGGCATGCGGTGGCGGTGGTTAAAATAATCCATGCCAGACGCACCAGAAATTTCTTCCTGCCGGCGGCGGTCCCTTTGGTTGGCTCAGGTTGGATGGATTTGGGTCGGCCTAATCTCCCAAGGCTGACACGACCATTCCTTCCGTGTTGGTGGGTGTCTCCAACGAGCGCCTATGACTCTAGATCTCCTGGTTCATCCGGGAGAAATATTTTTTCCAGATCAGCCATCGCGGAGGACGCGGCGACGTTTGAGGACGCCGCTAACCTCCTTGGCGGGCATCATCGTCAAAGTGGTGTTTCAGTCGAGTTCTGGGGGCAACTTAAGGTTTAGCTTGTCGGATCGGACAGTGGTGGCGTACAGCAACGTCTACGTCCTTGGAGGCACTGTTTTGGAGCTCAGATCTACAGGTGTGATATCAGAGGCGTAGCAGCCTTGGACCGCCACGTAGACTCAGCTGGAAGGGTCATTTGCTTCACGGGAAACCCTTGATCTTGTTTTCCAAATCGGGCGATGGTGGTTAAAATAATCCATGGCAAACGCGCCCGAAATTTCTTCCTGCCGACGGCGGTCCCTTTGGTTGGCTCAGGTTGGATGGATTTGGGTCGGCCTAATCTCCCAAGGCTGACACGACCATTCCTTCTGTGTTAGTGGGTGTCTCCAACGAGCGCCTATGACTCTAGATCTCCTGGTTAGAGGGACTACCACCCGGGAGAAATATTTTTCCCAGATCAGCCGTCGCGGAGGACGCGGCGACGTTTGAGGACGCCGCTAACCTCCTTGGCGGACATCATCGTCAAAGTGGTGTTTCGGTCGAGTTCTGGGGGCAACTTAAGGTTTAGCTTGTCGGATCAGACAGTGGTGGCGTACAGCAACGTCTACGTCCTTGGAGGCACTGTTTTGGAGCTCAGATCTACTAGTGTGATATCAGAGGCGTAGCGGCCTTGGACCGCCACGTAGACTCAGCTGGAAGGGTCATTTGCTTCACGGGAAACCCTTGATCTTGTTTTCCAGATCGGGCGATGGTGGTGTCTAGAGCGACATAGCCTCCTGGGGCATCATCTTTAGAGCAAGTGTTGGCTAATGGGGTCCACGGGTGGAGCGTCGTTGTTTCTACCATGTCGATGACCACGGGTCTCGGTGGATGGCACAACAGAGTCTCAACGGCGGATGCGTTATGATGGACGGGTGCAGCGGCGGTGGCGCTGTTTAGCGCCGTGGCGGCGTCAATGACTGGCCTGACATGGAGGATGCAGATCTCTACTAAGAAGATGGGTCGATGGTGGCGGCGGCTTCTGGAGCTTCTGCAAGCGGTGCATGTTTAGGGTCTGCCTATACCGGATGTGAGCTCCCGATACACCATGCAGGCGGCTCGGTGATGCTCCCAGATCTAGCTGGTGGGGCGTtgtgatggcatcccccatcatcAAGTTTGCAGGTGTGGCATGGTGGCTTCGGGCGTTGTGATGGTACATTGATGATAACATCTCTACCACTGTTACACCCATAGCCCTTGCAACTACACATATTGGGACAATTACTAGAGCACGCACATGTCAACTAAATTATCTAGTATTTTCCGTTTCATGGAAATATTTCGGATagtcatgagaatatgatgctgcctaaatcaGATATGCTTTTATTAATTAGGAATGAAGGTCCTACCAGGGACAAGAGGGATGGACATGGTAGCatgatcaagcttggagaataaggcaagcaCATAGGGGATGACAAGGGCGTCCCGGGTGAAGATTCCACAACTTTGAGGTTGTCGTCATGACGTGAGGAAGCACGAACAAAATATACAAAGACCATACTTCATACTTTCGTCTGCAGACATATATAGGTGTCGCGCCACCTCATTTTTgagccagacccatgtaattttgaaataccagatcataggctgtttttagagtttgcATTGATAGGGAAAACAACTTAGGATGGAATTTAGTCCCACTTTGTCAAGAGTGGACAAACTTCTCTATCTCCCAATAAATACAACCCATAGGGCATCATTTTGATTTGGGGTTTGTTTAGATAAAAGTTTGTGATAGGTGCAACTCGCGTAATTCGTTTATGTCCAACAATCAAGTCAATGCCCAGATTGAAAATCTTAGTTCTTACTTGTTCTTTGTTTGCGTGTATGAATTAGACCTTCGTGGCGAGGTtggtcgtgctccggcgtggtcaatgatCTCTAGgagttggtttagagattgctaaggcgcgacgtcctcgcacgttcgtagtcggatcgtcaaagtttaCTCCACCAAAAATGATAGTTACCCCTCATTGAAAGATCGGAACATGATGGCCTCTATCATACATACTCCCTCCAGTTCCTTACACAATGCCACAAACTAAAATTACAAGTACCAAGGTAAAAATTAACGTCTGCTTTGCAAGTCAGTTTGTATTCTGATTTACCGGGTTAATTAGTAGGGCACATGCAAATTGGAGgaaattgagtggacatgagggaggaagtagttgagagTGTCATTGTAATTCACTGCatgcaagcactagtagaaaacagggcattggttcggccctcgtaataccattaatcccgattcgctcacgaaccgggaccaaaggaggcaactgtcccggttcgtgagcccagggggccggccgggccacgtgggccattggtcccggttcgtctggaccttttggtcccggttccaggcacgaaccgagaccaatgcgcctcgcccctggcccatgaccattagtcccggtttgtgccacaaaccgggactaaagggttgtcctcgttgcggtcagagtttagtcccacctcgccaaccgaagggcgctcacaccggtttataagcccgtccctctctgccttgttgagctcctctcaaagtgaaaatagatgcccttacagggaatttgacctaaattcagagtaaatttctttgaaattcatagaaatttattatgaatttaggttgaattctctctataggcgcatctatgctcattttttatgttggggttggcgatctttacagactttttgtgtgttgaatatgcaccattcaaaatcagtctctgctttgaatggttcattttgaacacacaaaaagtctggagttcaaataagttaaagaaaatgaaatccctttgtaacagatgagttttcgtccgaaaccctgatacttcgaaagagattgtccattttgttcacgaagtgcatccagcttttaccgtaaccctctcaactttttagcacatgctatgtgggtgaaatgatgataccatgccaactttcaaccttttcagagctcatttgtagggcttttcaatttcagggtcatttagctcaaaacaatccgtcactgcatgaaaaataacaaatgaagtcagaaagggttgaaaattgatgatgtggctttgaatggtgcattttgaacacacaaaaagtctggagttcaaataaattcaagaaaatgaaatccctttgtaacagatgagttttcctccgaaaccgtgatacttcgaaagagattgtcccatTTTGTtcatgaagtgcatccagcttttgccgggaccctctcaactttttagcacatgctatgtgggtgaaatgatgataccatgccaactttcaaccttttcagagttcatttgtaaggtttttcaatttcaggttcatttgaaatgcttttcaattttagggtcttatagctcaaaataattagtaaatgcatgaaaaataacaaatgaagtcagaaatgattgaaaaatgatgatgtggctttgaatggtaaattttgaacacacaaaaagttatgagttcaaataagttttaaaaaatgaaatcctttgtaacagacgagtttccgtatgaaatcctgatactttgaaagagattgtccgttttgtacacgaagtgcatccagtttttgccgtaaccctctcaactttcttgcacatgctatgtggatgaaatgatgataccatgccaactttcaacattttcagagttcatttgaaatgcttttcaattttagggtcttatagctcaaaataatcagtaaatgcatgaaaaatggtgcatgaaaaataaaaataaattaaataagtaattagaaacaaaataatataaactttattaaaatatataagtagaaacaaaataaaataaactttaatagaaactaaaattaacaaagtattttctgttcaaaacattataagaaacctctagtattattgaaactaaaattatataaaattgatgcaactaaaattatcgaagtattttctgttcaaaatcgttaaaagcaaaaagaattttcataaagaactttttttgttagaaactttaatagcaaaaagaattatcataaagtaaaataaataagtaaatagaaacaaaataaaataaaataaataagtttttttttgtaagtagaaacaaaacaaaataaataaagcaaaaaagaaaacaaaaaaaggtaaaaaataaaaaatatgccacctactgggccaccacggcctaaatacgactagaaacccatcgatgggccaggattcaggcccgcaaaaggcccagtaagcccatcaggcatagcagtgacaattaggcccgtaagcctgcaatggagaggagctcgagaggggtgcggcagtggggcttataaaccactgcgcgcccctctcaactagcgaggtgggactaaactttcgacgcgggcgcagcagcacaaggcctttggtcccggttggtggcaccaaccgagactaaaggtgtgcagtggtaccggttcgtggcactaaccggtaccaatgccccccctttagtcctggttggtgacaccaaccgggaccaaaggccgctgcttcccgccctttgggctgctgaaaagaggcctttgatcccggttgctggcaccaaccgggagtaaaggtcgcattcgtcccggttgctgtcacgaaccgggaccaatgcttcgtctatataactagcacttgtgaagtttttcattcagttcgtcttccccgccccgacgccgccgccaggctgcccctctgcgcctcgccatcgccgtcgtcgccctgcctccgacgccgtcccgcgccgcccagacgccgtcgcctcctcgtcgcccgtcgccgcgcccctcacctccgccccccgcctccttgtcgcccgtcgccgcgcccctcaccgtcgccgtcgccgccccctgcctcctcgtcgcccgtggccgcgccctcaccgtcgcccccgtgccctgcctcctcgtcgatcgccgcccccttagtgagctcatatgaattttcctaatttagatgtgtagttaatttagatgtgtagtttagatgtgtagttaattgagttgttgtaatttgttcataaatgaatatgcaaaagttagaattttttctgttcatagatttttttgtgatattattgttgaatatgcaaatgtttgtgtgttcatatatatgcaaagaatatgtcaatttttttcatagaatttttataatttttttcttttgtaattttgttcatagaatttttatgattttttttctgttgtaattttgttcatagaataagaagagaaagtgtttaatagaattagttagaaaaataatagaactagttaaacttgtttatttttagtaagtactaccttattctatttatagtaagtgcttagtagttgaactagttgatttaataaaactagtttattttactatagaagtagtttatttttagaaagaaaattaatagaactagtttatttttttagttaaagcaattattcccgcatcgacgtcgacgatgtcaatcccgcatcctcgtcgtcgactcggtggaggaggccggcttgatcagaggggccatgtccgggactgggctccgccgtgcttgttttgggaggtgctaccttccggggggcgtaggttggtgaggagccagcccatcattgacccgatccttgtttgatggcggtcgcgtgggccagtgatggtgccgaggcttccggacaccccggaggtggtacgtcaccgtgtcagcgaggaggacgagcacgtccgtcgctacatggttgcgttggagtgcaggttcgacaatacctggcaggttcttcagggatctcactggagctatgatcctgtgatggttccttctctttgggtatccaccgcccgcgccgatacccgtcaggcgctacggttctagctgtactagcgatgctatatgtatgatagtattcgaggtgtattagtgataatattcgacgatgtacggacgcatggagatgatgtagttttgcttataattgaatgcatcctaatttgaatactaatttattttatgatttgattttgcttattgaaggctcaaattggaaaactactcctactttgaatgctaaaattggagagcactatgcaaggcgtatgcatatgattagttgatagcttatagggtttttgttttcgcagaaatctaggagcccccctccatcatccccgccgtcgtccccatcaccgaccccctccgacctcgaggtgagaccagccatgaaccggttttagaaagataattaaacgatatttcgggttaactttaagtctattgagtctccaccatatatgagaggacgaagaatcccgactgttatcgtgggggtagcttctccttcgttcccgtgtgctagacaatttggtgtaatgcactcgggaacgaaaggaaggagctaccagcaccgacggtcgcaaatgtctgagaggaatcagtgagggagagttccaccatatatatatgagaggacgaagaatcccgactgttgtcgtgggggtctcttctccttcattcccatgtgctagacattttggtgtaatgcactcggggatgaaaggaggagcgaccatcaccaacggtcgaatgtatacaccacgtgagctgagagtttttaaGAAAAggctcgacaaaccgatagtcaacccgtgatgaataataatgatctaacttaggttttttagtacatatatttaattgtagacgtttaatatttgaattatgaacataggaaatgtcatactcggacgacgaaagtctcccgggggagtgcgactggtgccacgacgactgaggtctgtgcgacaggcctcacctggacgaagatcgacgcttcagtattaagctggaggagaccttcgatgttgaaacggtacgcaacgacgacaagtgttattttttcgtaattaagcatgacttcaactatttcaacgtgtacttttcatcttttacagttcgactagcttatcccatgccatgcaagacgctacgtcttggagaggatgggttttgaagaccatgaaagtatgaaaacaaagaaaattcacctaaggacccatcatgatatagattttgaagtaaatctatataattctgagagcgtaacccattttggttgcaaaaattgggaagcattttgcaagatgtatggttttgatgagggtatgcttgtcaccatggatcttggtgatcctgacatcgagcaagacaatatggacatttgggtccttgttgatacgcctccaattctaccactatgtgagtttctcaaacatagttattagctaatttatattgttcatttcaaaatagttgacagcttattttcattgacagcttattttgattgttcaaacaatgtgcggaacatggtagacaaaacctactacaccgatggctctgagttaacttataaggagaaaactcatctgatcggattttgtactgatcttgagaattacaatatctattgtaaaactcctccacattatggtcaatacgtgccacttgtgtacgtgttgaactacggtaactactatggagataccttggtaatatttcttactattacgacatccgtgcatcttttgcatacttctaaaactagtacatcattgctaactatgaagttattactatgttttttaaCAGATAATcctagaggattgtgtgcctcatttgatgtatcagaatggtagccttgatgttttgaacatacaaccaggtcatcctacgaatctcaactgtccataccggatttctaaaagaagtgcaGACAtgaaaaatcaaagaatggaaaaaatgtatggacagtcgcaaggaggttcttggaagcaaaaggaagcgaagcgcaaaaattggagacaggatgatcttcattctccataatggagagtcggggtctatattgttttatgctattttaccttaaagagggtatttaggtcctacctaatactgatgatcatgtgctaagaacaattaagtagggttggttcgatgactatgaggatgatgatcgtatgacttgttattaataacgagtagaagttgtatgatgatgattagtaggacttattattatgatgatgcatgatgcgggcatgaagagttattatatatcagtgggtgaaatgaacatggattggaatgaagtgaaggcaacaagcatgtggtgcatgtcgaaagtagtactaatccaaacttgatcaagttaggattaatattactttcgacatgcaccacatgttgccttcactttaatctaagccatgtttaggcatgcagtagcgttggtaaatcaagcacggaaataagagaagacagttctctctgttagctagcttacacaccctaaattaccccctaaacccgcccccctttcaaaaaaaaacaaaaaccccagccactgaaatgctgacgcgtggatgccttttggtcccggttggtgtcaggccctcctgcctgggctggccgcagcgaccacgtggaggcccatctgtcgcggttcgtgtaagaaccggaactaaagggctagggcattagtaacggccctttagtcccggttcaacaaccaggacaaaaggcccttaccaaccgggacagatgaccctttttctactagtgaagcgagtagttaaatcatgagttgctagtacgaggcaacaTTGTATAAAAAATTGAGGGAGTACTATTATTTCTTTTTTGATGAAGATACTATTGCCTCCAATCCATCTTAATTGCCGCTGATTTAATATAAAGTTACTAAATAAGCAACAATTAATATGGATGGGAGCAAGTACTATTAATCCCTTACTTCGTACTCTACTTTTTGAACAATGAAATATTTTAGTACTGCAAACACAAATCTTGT
This DNA window, taken from Triticum aestivum cultivar Chinese Spring chromosome 1D, IWGSC CS RefSeq v2.1, whole genome shotgun sequence, encodes the following:
- the LOC123171154 gene encoding WRKY transcription factor 55-like, with the translated sequence MAMRPKSEMSPPPSDQRTAVIEELRKGAQLAECLRQQLELIPELGRRNAALANASNISAALVSSVSMLQSDREQYSCSSDARAASYAAGASGAGGRGGSGARSGAIARTRKARHRQGIHGEELPFKVTLTETPENDGFHWRKYGEKKILNAVFPRSYYRCGYSDEHRCPAKKVVQQQNNNDPPVFMVTLMNDHTCSSLFPANDQPPSSSNSATANSQVLDFTKASLSSAVGVSRLKKEEDAGMSVTVPSYTYDELASYSSLPLLSPKEWEMEMEIKSLFSHHSGGGT